The genomic DNA TATAGCGGATCGCCACGTCCGCGGCGCCGGCGCGCAGATCGAGCAGCGCGTCCGTCCCGATGATCTCCAACGGCACGGCCGGGTTGGCTTCCCGCCATTTCGGCAACCGGGGCACCAGCCATCGGCTGGCAAAAGCATTCGGGCTGGTCACCCGCAGAGGCGCTTGAAAATCCGGCTCCGCGACCGCGGCAAGGGAACCGGCGAGAAGATCAAAGCCGTTGCGCAGGATAGGGAACAGCCGCGCTCCCGCACCCGTCAGCACGAGCGGGCGCGGCCGGCGCTGGAACAGCTTGCAACCGCATATCTCTTCCAACAAGCGGACCTGGTGACTGATCGCCGTCGGCGTCACGCCGAGCTCCACCGCCGCGGCCTTGAAACTGCCGTGCCGGGCAGCGGCCTCGAAGGCGTGCAAAGCACGGAGCGGCGGGCAGTTCCTCATGCCGGCAGTGTAGATGAATTCTGCTCATCCAGTAGCTAAGAATTTCGCTTTTGCAGAAGGTTGAGCCCTGTGAGACCCTAGAGTGGTTCGCCGTTTCACGGAAACGGCGAACCACTCTATCTCTTTGTTTTCACGCAATTCCGGACGGAAAACCGCTTCACACTTTTCCTGGAATTGCTCTAGTCCGGTTGGAACCGAGGACGGCGACGATGGAGATTCCGCGACAAACCGATGCGCTGTTGGGCCGATCCCATGTTCCGAGCGCGGCGATCGAACGGCTACGGCAGGGCTTGCGGGGCGATGTGGTGTTGCCGACGGACGCTGGCTACGACCAGGCGCGCGCGGTCTGGAACGGGGCGATCGACAAACGCCCTGCCGCAATTGTCTTTTGCACCAATCCCGATGACGTCGTCCATGCCGTGATCTATGCCAAGTCACAAGGCTCACTCGTGGCCGTTCGCAGCGGCGGCCACAACGTCGCCGGTTTGTCCGTCTGCGACGATGGGATGGTGATCGATCTATCTCGCATGAAGAAGATTTCCGTCGATCCCGAGCACCGCATCGTCCGAGCCGAGGCCGGTCTGACCCTCGGCGAGTTCGACGCGGCCACGCAGGCCCACGGTCTTGCGACGACCATGGGCGTCAACGGCGACACCGGTATTGCCGGGCTGACGCTGGGTGGAGGCTTCGGCAAGCTCGGGCGAAAGCACGGTCTGAGCTGCGATAATCTGATCGCGGCCGAAATCGTGACGGCCGACGGACGGCTGTTGCGGACAAGCGCCGGCGAGCATCCTGACCTGTTCTGGGCCCTGCGGGGCGGCGGCGGCAATTTCGGCATAGTGACGGCGTTCGAATACCGGCTGCACCCGCTCGGCCCGGCCCTTCTGGTGGGCTCGGTGCTTCACGCCTACGATCAGGCGCGCGAGGCCATGCGGTTTTACGACAAATTCTCCCGTGACGCCCCGGACGAGGTGAGCGTCGACGCCGCGCTCGTCACACTGCCGTCGGGCGATCGCGCCTTCAGCATCTCGGCTTGTTATGTGGGGTCTCCCGAAGCGGGCGGGCCCGTCATAGCACCGCTGATGAAATTCGGATCTCCCATTGAAAGCCGCCTCCAAGCCGTTCCTTATCTCCAGATTCAATCGGCGGGCGACAGCCTTTTCCCGCGCGGACGGCGCTATTACTGGAAAGCGCAATTCCTGCATGAAATCAGCGATGGTGCGATCGACGCGCTGCTCGACAGTTACGCGAGGGCTCCCAATCGCTCGTCCCTGCTGGTTTTCCAGCAGGTCGGCGGCGCGATCGCCCGCGTGCCCGCGTCGCACTCGCCTTATGCCAATCGCGATGCGGCCTTCGATTGCTTCCCGATCGCCATCTGGGACAATCCGGTCGATGACGAGGCAAATATGCGCTGGGCGCGCGAGCTGTGGAATGCGGTCAAGCCATTCTCAACCGGCGGGGTCTATGCGAACAATCTTGGCGACGAAGGCGACGAGCGCGTGCGTGATGCTTATGGCGGAAATTATGCGCGCCTCGCCGCCATCAAGAAGCAATACGACCCGACCAACTTCTTCCGATTGAACCAGAATATCAGGCCTGG from Mesorhizobium sp. M1E.F.Ca.ET.045.02.1.1 includes the following:
- a CDS encoding FAD-binding oxidoreductase; translation: MEIPRQTDALLGRSHVPSAAIERLRQGLRGDVVLPTDAGYDQARAVWNGAIDKRPAAIVFCTNPDDVVHAVIYAKSQGSLVAVRSGGHNVAGLSVCDDGMVIDLSRMKKISVDPEHRIVRAEAGLTLGEFDAATQAHGLATTMGVNGDTGIAGLTLGGGFGKLGRKHGLSCDNLIAAEIVTADGRLLRTSAGEHPDLFWALRGGGGNFGIVTAFEYRLHPLGPALLVGSVLHAYDQAREAMRFYDKFSRDAPDEVSVDAALVTLPSGDRAFSISACYVGSPEAGGPVIAPLMKFGSPIESRLQAVPYLQIQSAGDSLFPRGRRYYWKAQFLHEISDGAIDALLDSYARAPNRSSLLVFQQVGGAIARVPASHSPYANRDAAFDCFPIAIWDNPVDDEANMRWARELWNAVKPFSTGGVYANNLGDEGDERVRDAYGGNYARLAAIKKQYDPTNFFRLNQNIRPG